From Petrotoga sp. 9PW.55.5.1:
GAATAAGTGCTAAGTTAAATTTTCCGAGGGATTGAGTGCTTGTATACCACATCCATTGCAAATTTGTTAAACCCAGATTTTGTAATAGGAGATTTATGCCTTGTGGATCAGTAGGTATATTTCCTGGAGCGAATATCCATCCCCATACTGTCCCAGTAACAACATATGAAATTGCCATAGGAAACAAGAATAGGTTTTGGAAAAAACTCGATCCCTTTAATTTTTTATCAATAATGTTGGCAAGAAACAAACCTAATATTATGCACCCTGCAAGAAAAAATAGTGTGAAAAAAAGTGTATTCCAGAGATCAGTTTGAAATCTTGGATCCATAAAAAGCCTTTGGTAATTTCGTAATCCAACAAATTGATATTCTCCTCTTACCAATGCGGTAAAACTGTTCCAATTTGAAGTAGAAGTTCTTATTGTCAAAAAAATGAAATAGTAAACAAAAATACCTATAAACGCTAATGAAGGTAAGATAATGAAGAAACCTGATTTTGCTTTCTTTCTTTGAACAGACATAGGCATCCTCCCCTTTTAAAGAATGTAATAATTTCGAAATTCTCGGCCCTTCATGGGCCGAGAAATTAACGAATTACCTAATCAGTTAATAAACCCACATCTTCAGCAGCCCATAAAATCATTTGTTTTGCTCGAGCTACATTTTTGGTAGTTACTAAGTTATTCACTGCATCATTGAAGGAAGTTACAAATGCCTCTGGTGCAGCTGAACCATGAACGATGGATGGGGATATTGCTAAGGTTCTGAAATCTTCAGCAGTTTGAATTAAATAAGGATCGTTACCTGGATCAGCATCTATTCTTGCGGGTATAGAACCTTTTATTGGATTGAAAATTTCTTGAGCCCTTGCAGAAGCTAAATATTCCAAGAATATTAAGGCATTTTGTCTATTTGGAGCCTTCTTTGGTAATCCAAATGTATCAGATACTAATACAAATACATCTTGTGTTCCTGGAAGTTCGAACCAACCAAAGTCTTCGCCAGGGGTCCATCCTAATTCTTTAAAATATCCTTCTGCCCAGTCTCCCATTAAATTGAACACAGCTTTATCATCGTACAATAGTCTAGCCGCATCTTGCCAAGCTAATGCTGCATGGTCAACGTTAACATAATCCATTAGTTGTACCATCTTTTGTAGTGAGTTGTCTATTCGTTTATCATTAAAAGAAAGGCTACCATTAAAAAGTTCATTATAGTCCTCAGCGCCAAACTCAGCAACCATCAAATTTTCAACAATTTGTCCAGCTTCCCATTTTTCTTTATCTCCCATTGCTAATGGAATATATCCAGCGGATTTTGCCTTATCTAATGTGGCTATAAATTCTTCCCATGTTTCGGGTTCTTTAGTTAAACCAATCTCATTAAACAATTTCTTGTTGTAAAAAATAACATTGCTTCTATGAATAGTTAATGGAATTGAATATACTTCGCCTTCATAACTGACTATGTCTATTAAACCTGATGGGAATTTGTCATAAACGCCCCATAAAACTAGTGCGTCTGTTAAAGGTTCCATGAGTCCTGGAAGAACGTATGTATCTGTTAATTCCCAACCTGCATGAACCTGGAATGTATCAGGAGGATTACCTCCAAGCATTCTTGTTTTCAAAACAGCCTTGGCATTTGTTCCTGCACCACCAGCTACAGTTGCGTTGATGACTTTAATGTTTGGATATAACTCCTCGAAATCTGCAATCGTTGCTAATAATGCAGCTTCTTCTCCTCCACCGGTCCACCAACTGAATATTTCTACTTGCCCGCTTTGTGCGAAAACCATCGTGAAACTCAATACACTTAAAAGCACTAATCCTACTAACTTTTTCATGTTT
This genomic window contains:
- a CDS encoding carbohydrate ABC transporter permease; translated protein: MSVQRKKAKSGFFIILPSLAFIGIFVYYFIFLTIRTSTSNWNSFTALVRGEYQFVGLRNYQRLFMDPRFQTDLWNTLFFTLFFLAGCIILGLFLANIIDKKLKGSSFFQNLFLFPMAISYVVTGTVWGWIFAPGNIPTDPQGINLLLQNLGLTNLQWMWYTSTQSLGKFNLALIPVIIAATWQMSGYVMAMYLAGLRAIPEEMIEAAQVDGASGTQIFWGIKMPMLRPITLSAMIIIGHMSLKIFDLIYAMTGSGPNNVTDMPAIYMFEQMFRSNRYAIASAIAIIMLVMVAAVIIPYLYSSFRGEK
- a CDS encoding ABC transporter substrate-binding protein, producing MKKLVGLVLLSVLSFTMVFAQSGQVEIFSWWTGGGEEAALLATIADFEELYPNIKVINATVAGGAGTNAKAVLKTRMLGGNPPDTFQVHAGWELTDTYVLPGLMEPLTDALVLWGVYDKFPSGLIDIVSYEGEVYSIPLTIHRSNVIFYNKKLFNEIGLTKEPETWEEFIATLDKAKSAGYIPLAMGDKEKWEAGQIVENLMVAEFGAEDYNELFNGSLSFNDKRIDNSLQKMVQLMDYVNVDHAALAWQDAARLLYDDKAVFNLMGDWAEGYFKELGWTPGEDFGWFELPGTQDVFVLVSDTFGLPKKAPNRQNALIFLEYLASARAQEIFNPIKGSIPARIDADPGNDPYLIQTAEDFRTLAISPSIVHGSAAPEAFVTSFNDAVNNLVTTKNVARAKQMILWAAEDVGLLTD